The Oscillospiraceae bacterium genome contains a region encoding:
- a CDS encoding putative glycosyl transferase — protein sequence MKTLVIIPCYNESQNICQVVENLRAACPQVDYLVVNDCSTDNSVEILRAQGYNYLDLPVNLGIGGGVQCGYRYAREHGYDVTVQMDGDGQHDPAYLEAVIAPVAEGRLDMCIGSRFITKEGFQTSFLRRVGIRFLSGMIWLLTGRHVRDVTSGYRACGKALTNLFADQYAQDYPEPEAILRSVVAGYRVGEVPVVMAERQGGVSSIRAFKSIYYMIKVSLSLVIYRLSFTKKRR from the coding sequence TTGAAAACTTTGGTCATTATCCCCTGCTACAACGAGTCGCAGAACATCTGCCAGGTGGTGGAAAACCTGCGGGCCGCCTGCCCGCAGGTGGATTACCTGGTGGTGAACGACTGCTCCACCGACAACAGCGTGGAGATCCTGCGGGCCCAGGGCTACAATTACCTGGATCTGCCGGTGAACCTGGGCATCGGCGGCGGGGTGCAGTGCGGCTACCGCTATGCCCGCGAGCACGGCTACGACGTGACCGTGCAGATGGACGGCGACGGCCAGCATGATCCCGCCTACCTCGAGGCGGTCATTGCCCCGGTGGCCGAGGGCCGGCTCGACATGTGCATCGGCAGCCGCTTTATCACCAAAGAGGGGTTCCAGACCAGCTTTTTGCGGCGGGTGGGCATCCGCTTTTTGAGCGGGATGATCTGGCTGCTCACCGGCCGGCACGTGCGGGATGTAACCAGCGGCTACCGGGCCTGCGGTAAAGCGCTCACCAACCTGTTCGCCGACCAGTATGCCCAGGATTACCCCGAGCCGGAGGCCATCCTACGCTCGGTGGTGGCGGGTTACCGGGTGGGCGAGGTGCCGGTGGTCATGGCCGAGCGCCAAGGCGGCGTTTCCAGCATCCGGGCCTTCAAAAGTATTTACTACATGATCAAGGTCAGCCTGTCGCTGGTGATCTACCGGCTGAGCTTCACAAAAAAGCGGAGGTGA
- a CDS encoding capsular polysaccharide biosynthesis protein — translation MANNYFTGKTLLITGGTGSFGNTVLKHFLATDIGEIRIFSRDEKKQDDMRHQIQQTHPELAGKLRFYIGDVRNPDSVKSAVRGVDYIFHAAALKQVPSCEFFPMEAVRTNVVGTDNVLTAAIDAGVKKVVCLSTDKAAYPINAMGISKAMMEKVIGAKARTVNAADTTICCTRYGNVMASRGSVIPLFVEQIRAGKPITITNPDMTRFLMNLDEAVDLVQFAFEHANPGDLFVQKSDASTIGVLAQAMQQLFGNTGTQIIGTRHGEKLYETLMTREERVRSEDMGGYYRVAADGRDLNYDKFVVKGQVETQADESYTSHNTRRLNVDETVAKLLTTDYVKAELANWGK, via the coding sequence ATGGCGAACAATTATTTTACCGGCAAGACCCTGCTGATCACCGGCGGCACCGGCAGCTTCGGCAACACGGTGCTCAAGCATTTTCTCGCCACCGACATCGGCGAAATCCGTATTTTCAGCCGCGATGAAAAAAAGCAGGACGACATGCGCCATCAGATCCAGCAGACCCATCCGGAGCTGGCGGGCAAGCTGCGCTTTTACATCGGCGACGTTCGCAACCCCGACAGTGTGAAAAGCGCGGTGCGCGGGGTGGATTATATTTTTCATGCCGCAGCGCTCAAACAGGTGCCCAGCTGTGAGTTCTTCCCCATGGAGGCCGTGCGCACCAACGTGGTGGGCACCGACAACGTGCTCACCGCCGCCATCGACGCGGGGGTAAAAAAGGTGGTCTGCCTCTCCACCGATAAGGCCGCCTATCCCATCAACGCCATGGGCATCTCCAAAGCCATGATGGAAAAGGTCATCGGCGCCAAGGCCCGCACCGTAAACGCGGCCGACACCACCATCTGCTGCACCCGCTACGGCAACGTGATGGCCAGCCGGGGCAGCGTGATCCCCCTGTTTGTGGAACAGATCCGCGCGGGCAAGCCCATCACCATCACCAACCCGGACATGACCCGCTTTTTGATGAACCTGGACGAGGCGGTGGATCTGGTGCAGTTTGCGTTCGAGCACGCAAACCCGGGCGACCTGTTCGTTCAAAAAAGCGACGCCTCCACCATCGGGGTGCTGGCCCAGGCCATGCAGCAGCTTTTCGGCAACACCGGCACCCAGATCATCGGCACCCGGCACGGCGAAAAGCTGTACGAAACCCTGATGACCCGCGAGGAGCGGGTGCGCAGCGAGGATATGGGCGGCTACTACCGCGTGGCCGCCGACGGGCGCGACCTGAACTACGACAAGTTCGTGGTAAAGGGCCAGGTGGAAACCCAGGCGGACGAGAGCTATACCAGCCACAACACCCGCCGCCTGAACGTGGACGAGACCGTGGCAAAGCTTCTGACCACCGATTATGTGAAGGCCGAGCTTGCAAACTGGGGCAAATAA
- a CDS encoding UDP-N-acetyl glucosamine 2-epimerase: MNVNKLKLMTIVGTRPEIIRLAAVIKKCDVYFDQTLVHTGQNYDYTLNGIFFRDLGLRQPDVYLDAVGADLGETIGNIIAKSYKLMAQQKPDALLILGDTNSCLSAISAKRLHIPIFHMEAGNRCFDECLPEETNRRIVDHIADVNLCYSEHARRYLNAEGTAKERTYVTGSPMAEVLHANLEAILSSKVLQELGLAPKQYILLSAHREENIDTEKNFLNLMNAVNAMAEAYGLPILYSMHPRSKKFIEARGFSFHPLVRTHAPLGFHDYNHLQMNAFAVVSDSGTLPEESSFFNSIGRPFPAVCIRTSTERPEALDKGNFILAGITTEQVLQAVDTAVEMVKNGDNGLDVPNYVDENVSTKVVKLIQSYVGVVNKMVWRKY; this comes from the coding sequence TTGAACGTGAACAAGCTGAAACTCATGACCATCGTGGGCACCCGGCCGGAGATCATCCGCCTGGCGGCCGTGATCAAAAAGTGCGATGTATACTTTGACCAGACCCTGGTGCACACCGGCCAGAATTACGACTACACCCTGAACGGGATCTTTTTCAGGGATCTCGGCCTGCGGCAGCCGGACGTGTATCTCGACGCAGTAGGGGCGGATCTGGGCGAAACCATCGGCAACATCATTGCCAAGAGCTACAAGCTCATGGCCCAGCAAAAGCCGGACGCCCTGCTGATTCTGGGCGACACGAACAGCTGCTTGTCGGCCATCAGCGCAAAGCGGCTGCACATCCCCATCTTCCACATGGAGGCGGGCAACCGCTGTTTCGATGAGTGCCTGCCCGAAGAGACCAACCGCCGCATCGTGGACCACATCGCGGATGTGAACCTGTGCTATTCCGAGCACGCGCGCCGCTACCTGAACGCCGAGGGCACCGCCAAAGAGCGCACCTATGTGACCGGTAGCCCCATGGCGGAGGTGCTGCACGCAAACCTGGAGGCGATCCTCTCCAGCAAGGTGCTGCAGGAGCTGGGCCTTGCGCCAAAACAGTACATCCTGCTCTCGGCCCACCGGGAGGAAAACATCGACACCGAGAAAAACTTTTTGAACCTGATGAACGCGGTGAACGCCATGGCCGAGGCCTACGGCCTGCCCATCCTTTACTCCATGCATCCCCGCAGCAAAAAATTCATCGAGGCGCGGGGCTTTTCGTTCCACCCGCTGGTGCGCACCCACGCCCCGCTCGGCTTTCACGACTACAACCATCTGCAGATGAACGCCTTTGCGGTGGTGAGCGATTCCGGCACCCTGCCCGAGGAGAGCAGCTTTTTCAACTCCATCGGCCGCCCCTTCCCCGCCGTGTGCATCCGCACCTCCACCGAGCGCCCCGAGGCGCTGGACAAGGGCAACTTTATCCTGGCGGGCATCACTACCGAGCAGGTGCTGCAGGCGGTGGACACCGCGGTGGAGATGGTAAAAAACGGCGACAACGGCCTGGACGTGCCCAATTATGTGGACGAGAACGTGTCCACAAAGGTGGTCAAGCTGATCCAAAGCTACGTGGGCGTCGTGAACAAGATGGTCTGGCGCAAATATTGA
- a CDS encoding glycosyltransferase WbuB — protein sequence MQKRILVVTQHFWPEAFRVNDLVEGFVQDGLAVDVLCGLPNYPAGEWFAGYRYSGPRKESYKGAAVYRAGEVRRKGNGGLRIFLNYVSWPFFALFNLWRLPGGYSAVLCYNTSPVLMSFPALVYAKLHRVPFTNYVLDLWPENLYSVLPVKNRFLRRAARAVSDWHYRRADKLIAMSPSLKERLVQRAKKPEAAVAVIPQHCEDFYAVPLPDPALAARYAGRFNLVFTGNFSPAQSLPTVIRAAVTARAAGAERLQLVLVGDGMSRGELEALVRELGAEGTVSFAGSVPPADIPRYTSFAAGLVASLSASPDLGLTVPAKLASYMAAAKPLLASMDGEGAAAVAASGGGLTSPAQDAAALAENMLALYRMSEAGRAELGRRAFAWYQAHYRRRAVLDALENFIL from the coding sequence ATGCAAAAAAGAATACTGGTGGTCACCCAGCACTTTTGGCCCGAGGCCTTCCGGGTGAACGACCTGGTGGAGGGCTTTGTGCAGGACGGCCTTGCGGTGGACGTTCTGTGCGGGCTGCCCAACTACCCGGCGGGCGAGTGGTTTGCCGGATACCGATACTCCGGCCCCCGCAAAGAGAGCTACAAGGGCGCGGCGGTATACCGGGCGGGCGAGGTGCGGCGCAAGGGCAACGGCGGGCTGCGCATTTTTTTGAACTACGTGAGCTGGCCGTTTTTTGCGCTTTTTAATTTGTGGCGGCTGCCGGGCGGCTACAGCGCGGTGCTGTGCTACAACACCAGCCCGGTGCTCATGAGCTTTCCTGCGCTGGTGTACGCAAAGCTGCACCGCGTTCCCTTTACAAACTACGTGTTGGACCTCTGGCCCGAAAACCTGTACAGCGTGCTGCCGGTAAAAAACCGGTTTCTGCGGCGGGCTGCCCGGGCGGTGAGCGACTGGCACTACCGCCGTGCGGACAAGCTCATCGCCATGAGCCCCTCGCTGAAAGAGCGCCTGGTGCAGCGCGCCAAAAAGCCCGAAGCCGCGGTGGCGGTCATTCCCCAGCACTGCGAAGATTTTTACGCCGTGCCCCTGCCGGACCCGGCGCTGGCCGCGCGCTACGCGGGCCGCTTCAACCTGGTGTTCACCGGCAATTTCAGCCCGGCGCAAAGCCTTCCCACCGTGATCCGGGCCGCGGTCACGGCCCGCGCCGCAGGCGCGGAGCGTTTGCAGCTGGTGCTGGTGGGCGACGGCATGAGCCGGGGCGAGTTGGAAGCGCTGGTGCGCGAGCTGGGCGCCGAGGGCACGGTGAGCTTTGCAGGCAGCGTGCCCCCCGCCGATATCCCCCGCTATACCTCCTTCGCTGCGGGTCTCGTGGCCAGCCTGTCGGCCAGCCCGGACCTGGGGCTCACGGTGCCCGCAAAGCTTGCCAGCTACATGGCGGCGGCAAAGCCCCTGCTCGCCAGCATGGACGGCGAGGGCGCGGCGGCGGTGGCGGCCAGCGGCGGTGGGCTCACAAGCCCCGCCCAGGACGCCGCCGCCCTGGCGGAAAACATGCTGGCGCTGTACCGCATGAGCGAGGCCGGGCGGGCCGAACTGGGCCGGCGCGCTTTTGCCTGGTACCAGGCTCATTACCGCCGCCGGGCCGTGCTGGACGCGCTGGAAAACTTTATTCTTTGA
- a CDS encoding peptidase T, with translation MRAYERFLKYVRVYTTSSETSETHPTTARQFDLARQLEAEMRELGLEGVRVDRHGYVYGFLPATPGCEAKPAIGLIAHMDTSPDAPGENVNPQIHKNYDGGDVVFPATGEVMAVASFPELANWKGQTLITADGTTLLGADDKAGVAEILTAVERIVAEGRPHGRVCVGFTPDEEVGQGADLFDVEGFGADYAYTVDGGDVGELEYQNFNAAAAVFTVHGFSVHPGSAKGLMKNAQVMAMELHALLPENETPATTEGTEGFYHLTSMTGQVAQAKLGYIVRDHDKQKFEARKHFLQEVADRMNRKYGPGTVELELRDSYYNMEEQIKPHFHLIENAQKAIQAAGLTPRIVPIRGGTDGARLSYMGLPCPNLGTGGFNFHGPCEYITAEKMDQSVEIVLNILDIYAE, from the coding sequence ATGCGCGCATATGAACGCTTTTTGAAATACGTCCGGGTATACACCACTTCCAGCGAGACCAGTGAAACCCACCCCACCACCGCCCGCCAGTTCGATCTGGCCCGGCAGCTGGAGGCCGAGATGAGGGAGCTGGGCCTTGAGGGCGTGCGGGTGGACCGGCACGGTTATGTGTACGGCTTTTTGCCCGCAACCCCGGGCTGCGAGGCAAAACCCGCCATTGGGCTGATCGCCCATATGGACACCTCGCCCGACGCGCCGGGCGAAAATGTGAACCCCCAGATCCACAAAAATTACGACGGCGGCGACGTGGTGTTCCCCGCCACCGGCGAGGTGATGGCGGTGGCCAGCTTCCCCGAGCTGGCAAACTGGAAGGGCCAGACCCTGATTACGGCGGACGGCACCACCCTGCTGGGAGCCGACGACAAGGCGGGCGTGGCCGAAATTCTGACCGCGGTGGAGCGCATCGTGGCCGAGGGGCGGCCCCACGGCCGGGTGTGCGTCGGCTTTACCCCGGACGAGGAGGTGGGCCAGGGCGCCGACCTGTTCGATGTGGAGGGCTTTGGGGCCGACTACGCCTACACGGTGGACGGCGGCGACGTGGGCGAGCTGGAATACCAGAACTTCAACGCGGCAGCGGCGGTGTTCACGGTGCATGGCTTTTCCGTGCACCCGGGCAGCGCCAAGGGGCTGATGAAAAACGCACAGGTCATGGCCATGGAGCTGCACGCCCTGCTGCCGGAAAACGAAACGCCCGCCACCACCGAGGGCACCGAGGGATTTTACCACCTCACCAGCATGACCGGCCAGGTGGCCCAGGCGAAGCTCGGATACATTGTGCGGGATCATGACAAGCAGAAGTTCGAGGCCCGCAAGCACTTTTTGCAGGAGGTGGCGGACCGCATGAACCGCAAGTACGGCCCCGGCACGGTGGAGCTGGAACTGCGCGACAGCTATTATAACATGGAGGAGCAGATAAAGCCCCACTTCCATCTGATCGAGAATGCACAAAAGGCCATTCAGGCAGCCGGCCTTACCCCCCGCATCGTGCCCATCCGGGGCGGCACGGACGGCGCGCGCCTTTCCTACATGGGCCTGCCCTGCCCGAACCTTGGCACCGGGGGCTTCAACTTCCACGGCCCCTGCGAGTACATCACAGCCGAAAAGATGGACCAGAGCGTGGAGATCGTGCTGAACATTTTGGATATTTACGCGGAATAA
- a CDS encoding capsular polysaccharide biosynthesis protein Cap8F: MQKNAPILITGAGGFIGKNLVAALRQQGYGNLLLFEKGDTPDTLRRYARQAAFVYHLAGINRPKDPGEFYAGNAGLTDTLLSFLEEAQNPAPVLVTSSTQAELNNDYGRSKAQAEEAVFAHGQRAGAPVYVFRLPGVFGKWCRPNYNSVVATFCYNAAHGLPLTVRDPGYKLPLVYIDDVVRCFIDALGGRAATDRSARPHCLVSPVHTATLGHLAGVIGSFMQNRATREAPLLAPGSLEKKLYSTWLSYLPADQFSYPLPMHCDARGSFTEFLRTPERGQLSVNISKPGVVKGNHWHHSKNEKFLVVSGEAVIRFRQVDSSEVIEYRVSGKRLEVVDIPTGYTHNIENVGETDLVTLMWANEPFDPQAPDTIFLEV; encoded by the coding sequence ATGCAGAAAAACGCACCCATCCTGATCACCGGCGCGGGCGGCTTTATCGGCAAAAACCTGGTGGCCGCCCTGCGCCAGCAGGGCTACGGGAACCTGCTGCTGTTCGAAAAGGGCGACACGCCCGATACCCTGCGCCGGTACGCGCGGCAGGCGGCGTTCGTGTATCACCTGGCGGGCATCAACCGCCCCAAGGACCCCGGCGAATTTTACGCCGGCAACGCAGGCCTTACCGACACCCTGCTCAGCTTTCTGGAGGAGGCCCAAAACCCCGCCCCGGTGCTGGTGACCAGCAGCACCCAGGCCGAACTCAACAACGACTACGGCCGCAGCAAGGCCCAGGCCGAGGAAGCGGTGTTTGCCCACGGCCAGCGCGCCGGCGCGCCGGTATACGTGTTCCGGCTGCCGGGGGTCTTCGGCAAGTGGTGCCGCCCCAACTACAACAGCGTGGTGGCCACCTTTTGCTACAACGCGGCCCATGGCCTGCCCCTCACCGTGCGCGACCCGGGCTATAAACTGCCCCTTGTTTATATCGACGACGTGGTGCGCTGCTTTATCGACGCGCTGGGCGGCCGCGCCGCAACCGACCGCTCGGCCCGGCCCCATTGCCTGGTCAGCCCGGTGCACACCGCCACCCTGGGGCATCTGGCCGGGGTGATCGGCAGCTTTATGCAAAACCGCGCCACCCGCGAGGCCCCGCTGCTTGCGCCGGGCAGCCTGGAAAAAAAGCTCTATTCCACCTGGCTGTCCTACCTGCCGGCGGATCAATTCAGCTACCCGCTGCCCATGCACTGTGACGCCCGGGGCAGCTTTACCGAGTTTTTGCGCACCCCCGAGCGGGGCCAGCTGAGCGTGAACATCTCAAAGCCCGGCGTTGTGAAGGGCAACCACTGGCACCACTCGAAAAACGAGAAATTTTTGGTGGTGAGCGGCGAGGCCGTGATCCGCTTCCGGCAGGTGGATTCCAGCGAGGTGATCGAATACCGCGTTTCGGGCAAGCGGCTGGAAGTGGTGGACATCCCCACCGGCTACACCCACAACATCGAAAACGTGGGCGAAACAGACCTTGTGACCCTGATGTGGGCCAACGAGCCCTTCGACCCGCAGGCTCCGGACACGATCTTTCTGGAAGTATGA